From the Burkholderia sp. WP9 genome, the window CGTATGACCTCGGCTGATGCGAAGGCCGGGGCGACGGTCTCGATCGAAGGCCGGGATATCCGCGTCGGCCTGAATCCGGAATTGCTCAAGTCGCACGCGCAGCGCAATCCGCTCGGTCGCGGCGGCACGCCTGAAGAAGCGGCCGGCGGTGTCTACCTGTTCTGCTCGCCCGAGTCGAACTACATCACCGGTCAGACCATCGCGGTCGCGGGCAATCTGCAGTAATTCCACACGGTCCCGGCATTCGACCGGGCCTCGTCTGCGCTGGCATGTGTCGTCACGCATGCCGGCGTTTGCATTTCAACGACCGGGTGTACGCACTTCGTGCCGTCTGCTTACTCGCCCTGTCGACTAGCCGACGTCTTCCGGAGCCAAACCAATCATGACCGATGACACCCGCGTCGCGCCGGCCGGCAGCGCGCTTCCTTCCGTGAGCTATCCCTTCGAGTCGCCGCCAACGTCCGGCAACGTGTTGGAGGTTGCGCCAGGTGTGCAATGGATTCGCATGCCGCTGCCCTACTCGCTCGATCACATCAACGTGTGGACGATCGCGGACGGTGACGGCTGGGCTATCGTCGACACGGGAGCACGCACGGATGCCGCCACGGCCTTATGGCGTCGCCTTTGCACCGAGTCTTCCGCGAGCCGCCCTGTCACGCGCGTGTTCGTCACGCACATGCACCCCGATCACGTGGGAATGGCAGGCTGGCTCACGCGGACTTTCGACTGCCGTCTGTGGATGACGCGCCTCGAATACCTCAATTGCCGCGTCGCCGCGTCGGACACCGGCCGCGAGGCGCCCGACGACGGCGTGGCGTTCTACCGTCGCGCCGGCTGGAGCGCGGCGGCGATCGAACTCTATCGCGCACGCTTCGGCCGCTTCGGGCAGCATATTCATGCGCTGCCGGACAGTTTTCGGCGCGTGCATGACGCGGAGGAAATCGTGATTGGCCGGCACACGTGGCATGTGATCGTCGGCACCGGCCATTCGCCGGAGCACGCGTGTCTGTATTGCCCGGAGTTGAAGGTGTTGATTTCCGGCGATCAGGTGCTGCCGCGAATCTCATCGAATGTCTCGGTGTATCCGCTCGAACCGGACGCCAACCCGATGGCGGACTGGTATGCGTCGATCGCAAAACTGAAGGAGCAGGTCCCGGACGACGTGCTCGTGCTGCCCGCCCATAACGACTGTTTCCGCGGCCTGCATGCGCGGCTGGATCATCTGCGACGCAGCCAGGACCGCAGCCTCGATCGGTTGCGGCAAGCGCTCAGCGAACCGCGGCGCGCCGTCGACGTGTTCGGCGCGCTGTTTGCGCGCAAGATCGGCGAAGAGGATATGTCGCAAATGAGCCTCGCGACAGGCGAAAGCCTCGCGTGCCTGAACTACCTGATCGGGCGTGGTGAAGTTCGGCGCGAACTTCGTAATGACGGGACCAACTGGTATTCGCTGGTGTCGTAAAAATGCAGAAGGGGGCATCGCCGCGCGACGCGGCGATGCCCCCTTCTTGCCTTCCATGCTGCGTTGAGAAGCCTCAGATCGCGTTGACCAGTTGCGGCACGGCATCGAACAGATCGGCTTCCAGGCCGTAATCGGCGATGCTGAAGATCGGCGCCTCCGGATCCTTGTTGATTGCGACAATGACCTTCGAATCCTTCATGCCCGCCAGATGCTGAATCGCCCCCGAGATTCCGCACGCCACATACAGTTGCGGCGCGACGATCTTGCCCGTCTGGCCCACTTGCCAGTCGTTCGGCGCAAATCCCGCGTCCACCGCCGCGCGGCTCGCGCCCAGCGCGGCACCGAGCTTGTCGGCGAGCGGTGTGAGGACTTCGTTGAATCGATCGCTGCTGCCAAGCGCACGCCCGCCGCTCACGACGATCTGTGCGCCGGCGAGCTCCGGCCGGTCGCTTTTCGCGACCACGCGTTCGACGAAGGTGGACAAACCACTGTCCGCAACCGCGTCGACCGTTTCAATGTGCGCCGCGCCGCCTTCGGCCGGCACGGCATCGAATCCCGTCACGCGCACGGTCAGCACCTTCACCGGGTCGCTGCTTTGCACCGTCACCAGCGCATTGCCCGCGTAGATGGGACGCTGGAACGTGTCCGGACTCACCACCCGAACGATATCCGAGACCTGCGCCACGTCGAGCAGCGCCGCGACGCGCGGCGCGACGTTCTTGCCAGCGCTAGTGGACGGAAACAGGATATGGCCGTAACCCGCGGCGAGCGCGAGAACCTGAGCCGCGATATTCTCGGCGAGACCGTCGCCGAGATGCGGCGCGTCTGCGTGCAGCACGCGCTTCACGCCTGTGATCGCAGCGGCGGCTTTTGCCGCACCGGTTGCTTCATGCCCGGCTACGAGCACATGAACCTCGGCGCCGCATTGCAGGGCGGCCGCAACCGTGTTCAGCGTGGCGGTCCTGATCGAAACCTGGTCGTGTTCAGCCACGACCAGCACTTGATTGGATGCAGTCATATCGATTCCCTCAGATGACTTTCGCTTCGTTCTTGAGCTTCGCGACCAGCGCCGCGACATCGGGCACCTTCACGCCCGCACTGCGCGCGGCCGGCTCCGTCGTGCTGAGCGCCTTCAGACGCGGCGCGACATCCACGCCGAGTTGTTCCGGCGTGACGACATCGAGCGGCTTTTTCTTCGCCTTCATGATGTTGGGCAGCGTCGCATAGCGCGGTTCGTTCAGGCGCAAGTCGCTCGTAACCACCGCCGGCAGCTTGAGCCGCAACGTCTCGAGCCCCCCATCGATTTCGCGCGTCACCGTCGCGCAATCGTTCGACACCTCCACCCGGCTTGCAAATGTAGCCTGCGGAAAACCAGCGAGCGCCGCCAGCATCTGCCCGGTCTGGTTGCAGTCGTTATCGATCGCCTGTTTGCCGAGGATCACCAGCTGCGGTTGCTCCTTGTCGACCAGCGCCTTCAGCAGCTTGGCGACGGCGAGCGGCTGCAACTCTGCATCCGTCTCGACCAGAATGCCGCGATCGGCGCCGATCGCCATCGCCGTGCGCAAAGTCTCCTGAGAGGCGCCCGTGCCGCACGACACCGCGATCACTTCGCTGACCACGCCTTTTTCCCGCAGACGCACCGCTTCTTCGACGGCGATTTCATCAAACGGATTGATGCTCATCTTGACGTTCGCCAACTCGACGCCAGAGCCGTCCGACTTGACTCGAACCTTGACGTTGAAGTCCACCACGCGTTTCACCGCGACCAGTACTTTCATCTTTTGTCTCCAAACCCAACTTGTCTTTTCTGATGGCGCTTTACGCTTCAGGCCGGTAGCCCAAGCCGTGATCGCGCATGCGTGCAACAGCGGCTTCGTCGAAGCCCCAATCGCGTAATGCGGCCAGGCCGTGTTCACCGCGCTGCGGGGCCGGCTGCGCGATCTTCGAAGGCGTCGCGGAAAAGCGCGGCGCAGGCGCCGGCTGCACGACACCCGCTACCTCGACGAAGCTGCCGCGAGCACGGTGTTGCGGATGCGCCGGCGCTTCCGAGAAGCTCAACACCGGCGCAACACATGCATCGCTGCCTTCGAACACCGCACACCATTCATCGCGCGTGCGCGTGAGAAAGGCCGCTGTGAAGCGTTCGCGCAGCACGGGCCAGCCGCTGCGATCGTGCTGCGCCGGCAGGCCCGCTTGCGCGAGGCCGAGCTTCGACAGAAGCTCCGCGTAAAAGCGCGCTTCGACCGCGCCAACCGCCATGTAGCCGCCGTCTTTCGTGCGATAACTGTCGTACCAGGGCGTGCCGCCATCCAGCAGATTGCTGGCGCGCTCTTCCCGCCAGTTACCCGAGGCGAGCAGACCCCAGATCACCGAGCCCAACTGCGCCGCGCCTTCGATCATCGCGGCGTCGACGACCTGGCCTTCGCCGCCGCGCTGCACGTTGAACAATGCCGCCACCACACCCAACGCCAGCAGCATGCCACCACCGCCGTAGTCGCCCACGAGGTTCAACGGCGGCACGGGCGGCTCACCGGCGCGGCCAATACCCGACAACACGCCGGACAGTGCGATGTAGTTCAGATCGTGGCCAGCCCGCTCGGCGAGTGGCCCGGTTTGCCCCCACCCCGTCATGCGCCCGTACACGAGCCGGGGATTGCGAGCCAAAGCGGCTTGCGGTCCAAGCCCGAGACGCTCCATCGTGCCGGGGCGAAACCCTTCGATCACGACATCGGCGCGCGACATCAGATCCAGCGCGGCCTCGACCGCCTGCGGCTGCTTCAGATCGAGCGTGACCGAGCGACGGCCGCGCCCTGTGACGTCCGCACGCTTGCCGTTGGTCTTCGGACCCAGATCGGCAGGTGGAAGCGGCCGGTCGATACGCAAGACATCTGCGCCCATATCGGCCAGCAACATGGCGCCGAAGGGCCCCGGACCGATCGCCTCGAATTCCAGCACGCGAATACCGCTCAAAACACCCATCGTCCCTCCACTCTGCGTTTTGCATGACGGTGCGCCGCGCGCACCGTTATTGGTTGGCACCCACCGTTGAAGTCGGCCCTGCCTGAGTAGAAGTAAGCCAGAATGCGCGCAAACCGGCACCACCCCGGTCGGGTAGCAGGGCGGATCAATCTAACGGCCACTGATACAGCGCGGGCTCTTTTTGACAGAACGCTGACCCGCTGTCACTAGCTGACCTGGCGATCCTGACCCACCCAGTACTTTGCGCGAATGGCTTTCTTGTCGACCTTGCCGATCGCCGTCAGAGGCAAAGCAGTTTCGAAGAATAGAGTCTTCGGCGCCGACACAACGCCCTTGCGCGCAGCAACGAACTCGATCAACGCGCTTGCGCTCACCGTCGCCTGTGGTTTCAGCACGACCACGGCGGTCACCGCTTCGCCCCACTTCGGGTCGGGCACGCCAATCACGGCAGACATGGCCACCGCCGGATGGAGCGCGAGACAGTTCTCCACTTCGCTGGAATAGACGTTGAAACCGCCGGAAATAATCATGTCCTTGGCCCGGTCGACCAGATACACATAGCCCTCGGCATCCCTACGTGCCATGTCGCCCGTGTGCAGCCAGCCACCCGCGAAGGCTTTATCGGTTTCGTCAGGCCGGTTCAGGTAACCCGACATGACCAGCGATCCACGCACGCAAAGCTCGCCGACCTCGCCGGCCGGCACTTCCGCGTGATCGGCGTCGAGCAGTTTGACTTCGTTGCCGGGAAGTACACGGCCACAAGAAGCCAGCAAATGCGGCCTCGCAGGATCGTGCTCGTCCGAGCGCAGATAGCTCACCGTCATGGGGGCTTCCACCTGACCATAAATCTGCCCAAAGATCTGACCGAACTTCTGCAGTCCCTCCTGCAGACGCGCGGGCGTGATAGGAGACGCCCCGTACCAGAGGCGTTGCAGACTCGCCAGGTTGTAGTCGCCGAGGACCGGCGACTCGAGGAGCCCGTAGATCTGGCTGGGCACAAGAAACGTGCAATTAATGCCGTGGGTCTGAATAGTCTCGAGGAATCGCTCCGGGTGGTACTTGTCCATAAAGAAGACCGTGCCGCCGCGTAGAAAGGTGGGCAGGATGAACGCGCCCGCTGCGTGGGAGATCGGCGTTGCCGCGAGGAAACGAGGCTGCGCCGGCCATTCCCAGCACGCCAGTTGCTGCAGTGTCATCGTTACGATTGCGCGATGCCGTTGGAGCACGCCCTTGGATTGCCCAGTTGTGCCTCCGGTATAGGAGATCTTCGCAATGTCGTCGGGCTGGGCGTCATATTCCGCTTCGGAAGGATCCATGCTGGCCGAGGCCACCCGGATATCTGTGCCAAACGCAGACGGACCCAGCGTGAGCACGTGCCCGACGATACCCAGGCGTGCCAATGCGGCCCCGCGCTCGGCATAGCGGGCGGTGTCCACCACCAGCACTTTCATTCCGCTATCGCGCAGCACATACGCTTGATCATCCTCAGAGCCAAGCGGATGCAACGGGATAAGACGCAGTCCGAACAGTTGCGCGGCGATCAGCACGACCACCGCATCAGGACTGTTGCCTGACAATAGCCCGATGCCATCCTGGGGGCGAACTCCGACGGACTCGAAATACGCCACCATACGCTTACAACGGCAAGCAAGCTCTTCATAACTTAGCCGCACGCCATCACCCACGAGGGCTTCGCGCGACGCAAAGGCCTTAAAGGCCGAACGGTACAGCGCGCCTACCGTGGCGCCTTCATGGGGGGCAATCTTGCTGGGCATTTCAACGTCCTTTTTGCTGTAGTGCTCGGGCACACGGGAGCTGACCGGTGCCCGGGATCGTTGCGCTGCCTCGCGGGAGGCAGCTTATACAATCGATCCACGCCTGAGCGCGTGACGGTTCACGCGAGGTTCACGCGAGGTTCACGCGAGGTTCGACGGGTATTCGACCGGTGCGGAGCCGTCGGTTGCGGAACGTTTCAGCCACAGCGCCACCGCCTGGATCAACAGTGGAATCGCCAGCAGCGAAAACACCGTGCTCACGTCGAGGTTGAATTTCAGCATCAACCCGCCTGCAACCGGACCCAACATACCGCCGAACCGGCCCATGCCGGTCATCCACGACACGCCGGTCGCGCGGCCACTGGTTGGATAGAACGACGCTGCCAAAGCCGCCATCGACATCACCGCGCCATTCACGCACACGCCGGCAGCAAACGTACTGACCGCGAGAAGCATGAGACTGCCCTTTTGCTCGCCGAGTAGCCAGATGGCCAGCGCCCCGCCGGCAACGGCAATCGCCACGACGCTGTTCTTCTCGAAGCGCCCCATCAACCACCCCAGACAAAGGGTGCCTGCCATTCCGCCTAGCGAGAACAGCCCGGTAATGAAGGAAGCCTGACTAGTGGTAACGCCGCTGCCCCGAAGCAACAGCGGCATCCAGCCGTTCAACAGGTAATACACAAACGCAGCACAGAAGTAGGCGCACCACAGCATCAGCGTACCGAACCGGAAACCGCGCGACAAAATCACTGACACGCCCTGCTTTCCCCGGGTTTCCGCGTCCTCTGAAATCACGAAGTGAGCCCCGTCGAAGGATGTATCGGGGGCGATGCGTCGCAGCACAGTTGCCACGCGCTCAGACGGCAAGCCTCGCGATACCATGAATCGCAGCGGCTCGGACAGCACGAATATCGACACTACGGCGAGGACAAGCGGTACCACGCCGCCGACGACAAAAATGCTCGCCCAGCCAAACGCGGGGACCAGGACCGCCGCAATCAGTCCACACGCCGCCGCGCCCAGCATGACGCCACAATTCACAAAATTGACGAGAAGCGGACCGCGGCGAGTCGGGGTGTATTCGTACACAACCGTTAAAGCCACCGGCATCGCCGCCCCCAACCCCAGGCCGGTGATAAAGCGCAGTGCCGCGAGTGCGGCAACGCTGCCGGCCAACGCGGTCAGAATGCTCCCGATTGCGGACGTCATCATCATGATGATCAACACCCGTTTAGGGCTGCTCCAGTCTGACAGCGCCCCCCCGAGCAGCGCGCCAGCCGTCATTCCCAGCACGCCAGCACTCATTGCAGTGCCCAATTGGGCTTTCGTGATATGCCACTCGCCAATGAGTGATGGCGCCGCATAGCCGATGGCGGCAATGTCATACGCGTCGACTGTGAGAATCAGAAAACACAACGCGATGACGAGCCATTGATAGTGCGAGAAGCTTCGGTTGTCGATGAACTGCTTTACGTCTATTGTCTGCGATGGCAAATGCATGCCCGTCTCCTATTCTTACCGGTCCGCAACATTCACGGAGTTTTAGAAATATCGTCATTCATGGCACGCGGAATGAGTGAACCGCCGACCTCATTCGACTGCTACTGGGAACATCAAGCAGGCAATTCGATTCCGCCTGGAAGGTTTGTCGCATCCCTAGATCCACACCCGTCGCTCCGCTTGCCATGTCCATCAGCGTCATTGCCAGAGCGACTTCCTCACAGATTTTTCTCCTTTTGTATTAGTTATACTTATTTAAAAAATAACAACTCAATCCATTTGGTATGGGTAGTACTGGTGTCCTCAACCACATCGAACGCCATGGCGCGCGATGGCGAGGCTGGTTAATTAATGTTGCGTTGCCTGCCCGCCCAGTACGGCGCACGGATGTCCCGCTTCAGAACCTTGCCGGCAGCCGACAACGGCAGTTGCTCCCGGAACTCGACGGTCTTCGGGCACTTATAGGCGGCGATGAACAGGCGGCAATGTCCGCGAATATCGTCTTCGCCGAGCGTCTCGCCAGGCTTGCAGACCACCACGGCATGCACGGCCTCGCCCCACGTGTCGTGCGGAATTCCGATGACCGCGCAGGCGGCGACCGCGGGATGCCGCGCGATCACGCTCTCCACTTCGGCGGAGTAAACGTTCTCGCCACCGCTGACGATCATGTCCTTGATGCGGTCCACAATGTAGAGATAACCCTGCGCGTCCATGTACGCGCCGTCGCCGGTATGCAGCCAGCCGTCGCGAACGGCCTGCGCGGTCTCCTCGGGCTTCTTCCAGTAGCCGGCCATGACGTTCGGCCCGCGCACGACGATCTCGCCGACCGTGCCACGCGGCACTTCCTCGCCGTCGCTATCGACCACCTTCACCATCAGTCCCGGCAAGCCGCGACCGATCGAGCGGTACAGGCCGCTTTTGCGGCCCGCTTCATCGTGGTTGGAAGGTGAGTTCGCCGAAATGCTCGGACACGCCTCGGTCATCCCGTAAGAATGCGCGAGCTGCAGACCAGGCAGGGCTTCGATCAGCCGGTCCAATAGCGTTTCCGGGATCGGCGACGCGCCGTAGGTGAGGCGCTTCAGGCTGGTCAGATCGGTGCGGGCAAAGTCGGGATGATTGAGCACCGTCTGGATCATGGTCGGCACGAGCAGCGTGTCGCTTACGCGCTCCTCGCCGATCGCCTTGAGCACCTCGCCCGCGTCGAAGGCCGGAATGACGACATGCGCCTCGCCGGCGATGAACTGCACGAGCGCGCGTCCGAGCCCGGCGACATGGAAGAACGGCGCCGCATGCAAAACCGCGCTATCGGGCAAGGGCGCGGACTCGGCAATCCGCATGATGCACGACGACCAGACGTTCAGATGCGTCTGCATCACGCCCTTCGGAAAACCGGTCGTGCCGCCGGTGTACATGATGCACGCGAGATCGGCGCCACCACGGCCGGCGTCCGGCATCGGCGCAGCGGCCGCGATCAACGCGTCGAACGAGAGCATGCCGGGCGGCGCCGCGCCGTCGCCGGCATGAATCAGGATCGGCGCGGTCCGGGCGAGCGCGCACACTTCCGGCGCGATATTGGCGAAGTGGTCGTCGACGATCAGGATGCGCGTGTCGCAATCGTTCAGCGAATAGGCGATCTCCGCCACGCTCCAACGAATGTTGACCGGGTTCAGCACGCCACCGCCCCACCACACGCCCATTACGTATTCGAGGTAGCGGTCGGAATTGAGCGCGAGCATGGCGACGCGATCATCCGCTGCCATGCCGATTCCACGCAACGCGGCCGCCAGACGCGCGGCCCGATCCGCGAACTCGCGAAACGTCCGCCGACGTCCCTTGAACGAAATCGCCACCCGGTCCGGGTTCTGCTGAAGCGAGCGATGCAGGCCCTGGGTCAGATACATGCTGGTCTCCTTGGCTGTGTATGAGCGTTTAAGGCCGCCGTGCTGCGAACCTCACCGGATCTCGTGCACGCACGCGAGGCAAGAGGTGTTCAGGCCACGGACGTGGACGCGGGACACGAGCGCGCGTCCGCGCCGACAACGCGCTGCGCGAACGCGTGCGCTGCCTGCGCCGCGTCGCCGATCAATTGCTCGACGATCTGCGCGGCCGGAACAATCGCGTCCGCGAAGCCGCCTGCCGGTCCGAGCGACACGATGCCGGCCTCCACGTCGCCGTCCTGATAGACGCGTTGCCGCGTCCGCGACGACAGGATCAGATCGCCGAAGTCACTGTGCCGGCGAGCACCCGCGGCTTCGAGCCGCTGGACCTCGCGCGCCGCCTCGTTATCCAGCACGCGCCAGGTATCGCCGAGCGATGCGAGGATCGCGGTCGAGCAATGCGCGTCGGCGGCGACAATGCGCTGCTTCAACGCATCGTGTGCGGCGATTTCCGAGGCGACCATGAAGCGGCTGCCCATCACCACGCCGTCGGCGCCTAGCGCAAGCGCGGCGGCAATCTGACGACCGTTGCCGATACCGCCGCCGATCACGAGCGGAACATGAATCTTCTCTAGCGCATAAGCCCCGTTCACGAATGCGGAAAGCTGATTGGCGCCGGGATGGCCGCCTTCTTCAAGGCCGACCAACGCGAGTGCATCCACACCGAGGCGCTGCGCGCTCACCGCATGGCGCACGCTCGGGCATTTGTGAATCAACACACCGCCGCCCTGTCGAATCGGCTCTACCAGTTGCTCGGGCGACGCGCCCGCGCTTTCAAAGTGACGCACGCCCTCTTCGAGCGCGATCCTGATCCAGTCGGCGACGTCGCGATTCAGTTCCGCGCGGCGCGACAACGTCAGATTCACGCCGAAGGGCCGGCCCTCGGTCAGCGTTCTGCAACGGCGTAGATCGCCGCGCAGTGCATCCGCACTGCTGAACGAGCGCGCGGTGATAAAGCCCATCGCACCCGCGTTCACCACCGCCGCGACAATGCCCGACTGGCCGAGGTGATGCATGCCGCCGAGCAGGATCGGATGGCGAATGCCGAAGCAATCGGTAATGCGTGTGCGAAAGCGCTGCGTGGTTGCCGGCTCGCGAGCGCCTTCGCATGCCAGACGATCGGCGGCCGCTCTATCCATTGAACGACGGCGACCGTTTCTCGATGAACGCCGCAACCGCCTCGCGATGGTCTGCCGTTTGATGCGAGAGCGCCTGATAAGCCGCCGACATTTCCAGTAGCGTATCCAGCCGGCAATGCATGCCTTCGCGCAGTAAGCGCTTGGCCAGCCGCACTGCGTGAGGCGGGTTGGCGGCGATCGAACGCGCGAGGCCTTGCGCGACGGTGAGGAGTTCGCCGTGTGGCACGACGCGGGAAACCAGATTCCATTCGAGCGCCTGTTGCGCGTCGATCATCTGGCCCGTGAAGGTCAACTCCGCGGCGCGCGACAAACCGATGATGCGCGGTAGCAGCCACGCGCCGCCGTCGCCGGGAATGATGCCGAGCTTGACGAAGCTCTCGGCGAATTTTGCAAGCTCGGACGCAATGCGGATATCGCACATGCAGGCAAGGTCGAGTCCCGCGCCGATCGCCGCGCCATTCACGGCGGCAATGACCGGCACCTCCAGATTGAACAACGCCAGCGGAAGTTGCTGAATACCGCGCCGGTAGTCCTGGCGAATTTCCATGCCGGGCAGCGTGCCCGACGCATGCCGTTCCATGTCGTGGATATTGCCGCCCGACGAGAACGCCGTGCCGGCGCCCGTCAGGATAACGGCCCGCACGGAACGGTCGGCTTCGATGCGCGCGATCGCCGTCAGAAACTCCTCCACCGCTGTGTTGCCGGTGAGCGGATTGCGCCGTTCCGGTTCGTTCATCGTCAGCGTGACGATGTGTCCGTCCTGTTCGTACTTCAGAAATTGGCTCATAGGATGTCTAATCGTCTCCGCTGCTGTACAGGTTTTCCGCTGACGCCGGAGCGGCGTGAGCAGATGCGCTCTCTGCCATTCGCCTCTTCATGCGGCGGCGCATGGCGCGGTTCGCGCGAAGTCCGCGAACGTGCCGTGCTCCTGCGCGAGCACCGCGTTCCCCACCATGCGATTCCAGAATGCCTCCGAGCCGTCCGCCATGCGCCATTCATGCAGCCTGCGCGTATAGAGCTGGAGATCGTATTCGGCGGTGACGCCGATTGCGCCATGCAACGCATGCGCCGTCGACGCCACCAGCGGCACCGCCATGCTCGTGCGCGCTTTGGCGATCGCTGTCGCGAGCCGCTCGGGCACGGCGCCCGCGCCCGAGAACGCCAGTTCGGATGCCATCCCGGCCGACGCCACGTGCTGGGCCATCACGCTCAACTGATGCTGCACCGCCTGAAATTTGCCAATCGACTTGCCGAATTGCGAGCGATCGTTGCAGTACTGCAGCGTCATGGCGAACACGCGATCCATCGCGCCGGCGATAGCTGCCGCATGGATCGCAGCACTAAACCGCAGCACCTCTTCGCCGTTCGCGCCGAGCGGCGCGGGCACGGCATTGATGCCCCAACTCAGCGTGCCGCTAAAGCTGCCGTGCACGCCGCAGGGTTTGCGTTCGGCTCGCGCGGCGTCGAGCAGCAGCAAATCACCGTCGACATTGGCCAGTACGTGATCACAGGTCATGCCGAACGGCACCTGAGGCGCCTCCAACGCGCCGTTCTCGCCACTGCGGCAAGCGCCGGCGAGCGTCGTCATGCCGCCAGGCGCTGCGACTCCGGTGCCGCGCAGAAGCGCGCGCGCCGCGATGCTCTGTGCGAGCGGCACGGGGACCGCATAGCGCCCAAGGGCCGTGAAAACCGGCGCGCTTGCCGGCAACGACAGTCCGGCGCCGCCGTCGCTTTCCGGCGTCAGCAACTCCAGAAAGCCGGCCTCCTCCACTGCGTTCCAGATAGACGCGGGCGTGCCGCCGTTCTCGATCGCGCGGATCGCTTCGGGGGTGGCGCGGTCGCGCAGAATAGCTTCAATGGCTTCGGTGAACATGCAGGTCTCTTCCTCGTCCAGATGGGTTAGCGCAAACCAAGACCGCGCGCGATCATGCCGCGCAGCACTTCGCGCGTGCCGCCGCGCAGCGAGAAGGTCGGCGAGATCTGGCTGAGGTAGGCCACCGTGCGATACAACTCGGGATCGATGGTCTGGGCAGCGTCGGCGCTGATCGCCGCTTCCAGTTGCGCGGGAATGGCCTGTTCGAACTCGGTGCCGATGTCCTTGACGAGCGCCGCCTCGACCACCGGGCTTTCGCCATGCGCGAGTCTCGCGGTCACCGCGATCGACAGGCAGCGCAGCGTGGCCAGTTGCGTTGCGAAGCCGCCGAGCAAGGCGAGGTCGGCGTCGTTCGCGCCGTGGCGGCGCAGTTGCGCGCGCCAGCAGTCGAGCAGCACCACGCTCGAATAAAGCCGCTCAGGGCCGCTGCGTTCGAAAGCCAGTTCGGCTGTGACCTGCTGCCAGCCGGCGCCTTCGTCGCCGATCAACGCATCGTCGGCTAGGAATACGTTGTCGAACGTCACTTCGGAGAAGTGGGCGTCGCCAGTGAGATCCACGATCGGCCGCACGTCGACGCCGGGCAGCGACAGATCGACGATGAACTGCGACAGCCCCTTCTGCCGATCCTCCGGCACGCCCGACGATCGCACCAGCGCGATCATGTACTGGCAATGCTGCGCGTTGGTCGTCCAGATCTTGC encodes:
- a CDS encoding nitronate monooxygenase, producing MDRAAADRLACEGAREPATTQRFRTRITDCFGIRHPILLGGMHHLGQSGIVAAVVNAGAMGFITARSFSSADALRGDLRRCRTLTEGRPFGVNLTLSRRAELNRDVADWIRIALEEGVRHFESAGASPEQLVEPIRQGGGVLIHKCPSVRHAVSAQRLGVDALALVGLEEGGHPGANQLSAFVNGAYALEKIHVPLVIGGGIGNGRQIAAALALGADGVVMGSRFMVASEIAAHDALKQRIVAADAHCSTAILASLGDTWRVLDNEAAREVQRLEAAGARRHSDFGDLILSSRTRQRVYQDGDVEAGIVSLGPAGGFADAIVPAAQIVEQLIGDAAQAAHAFAQRVVGADARSCPASTSVA
- a CDS encoding acyl-CoA dehydrogenase family protein; translated protein: MNNLLDAFHLTALPAAAEAFRADVKHFLDEHLPAAPDDVRARSWMGFDAEFSRRLAARGWIGLTLPASYGGAGMDAFRRFVLVEELLAAGAPVAAHWIADRQSGPLILRYGTEAQKDFYLPRICAASAFFCIGMSEPDSGSDLASVRTRAVRCDGGWRLTGRKIWTTNAQHCQYMIALVRSSGVPEDRQKGLSQFIVDLSLPGVDVRPIVDLTGDAHFSEVTFDNVFLADDALIGDEGAGWQQVTAELAFERSGPERLYSSVVLLDCWRAQLRRHGANDADLALLGGFATQLATLRCLSIAVTARLAHGESPVVEAALVKDIGTEFEQAIPAQLEAAISADAAQTIDPELYRTVAYLSQISPTFSLRGGTREVLRGMIARGLGLR
- a CDS encoding acyl-CoA dehydrogenase family protein — encoded protein: MFTEAIEAILRDRATPEAIRAIENGGTPASIWNAVEEAGFLELLTPESDGGAGLSLPASAPVFTALGRYAVPVPLAQSIAARALLRGTGVAAPGGMTTLAGACRSGENGALEAPQVPFGMTCDHVLANVDGDLLLLDAARAERKPCGVHGSFSGTLSWGINAVPAPLGANGEEVLRFSAAIHAAAIAGAMDRVFAMTLQYCNDRSQFGKSIGKFQAVQHQLSVMAQHVASAGMASELAFSGAGAVPERLATAIAKARTSMAVPLVASTAHALHGAIGVTAEYDLQLYTRRLHEWRMADGSEAFWNRMVGNAVLAQEHGTFADFARTAPCAAA
- a CDS encoding crotonase/enoyl-CoA hydratase family protein; this encodes MSQFLKYEQDGHIVTLTMNEPERRNPLTGNTAVEEFLTAIARIEADRSVRAVILTGAGTAFSSGGNIHDMERHASGTLPGMEIRQDYRRGIQQLPLALFNLEVPVIAAVNGAAIGAGLDLACMCDIRIASELAKFAESFVKLGIIPGDGGAWLLPRIIGLSRAAELTFTGQMIDAQQALEWNLVSRVVPHGELLTVAQGLARSIAANPPHAVRLAKRLLREGMHCRLDTLLEMSAAYQALSHQTADHREAVAAFIEKRSPSFNG
- a CDS encoding long-chain fatty acid--CoA ligase; this translates as MYLTQGLHRSLQQNPDRVAISFKGRRRTFREFADRAARLAAALRGIGMAADDRVAMLALNSDRYLEYVMGVWWGGGVLNPVNIRWSVAEIAYSLNDCDTRILIVDDHFANIAPEVCALARTAPILIHAGDGAAPPGMLSFDALIAAAAPMPDAGRGGADLACIMYTGGTTGFPKGVMQTHLNVWSSCIMRIAESAPLPDSAVLHAAPFFHVAGLGRALVQFIAGEAHVVIPAFDAGEVLKAIGEERVSDTLLVPTMIQTVLNHPDFARTDLTSLKRLTYGASPIPETLLDRLIEALPGLQLAHSYGMTEACPSISANSPSNHDEAGRKSGLYRSIGRGLPGLMVKVVDSDGEEVPRGTVGEIVVRGPNVMAGYWKKPEETAQAVRDGWLHTGDGAYMDAQGYLYIVDRIKDMIVSGGENVYSAEVESVIARHPAVAACAVIGIPHDTWGEAVHAVVVCKPGETLGEDDIRGHCRLFIAAYKCPKTVEFREQLPLSAAGKVLKRDIRAPYWAGRQRNIN